A genomic window from Gracilinanus agilis isolate LMUSP501 chromosome X, AgileGrace, whole genome shotgun sequence includes:
- the LOC123253502 gene encoding olfactory receptor 1019-like, whose protein sequence is MEDDNVTTVRDFVLWGISEDPEQQKLLFSLFSLMYTITLVGNLGLIFLIRISPKLHTPMYFFLSNLSFLDSCYSSVTAPRMLADLLSKDKVISFSGCMTQLGLFIVFATAELYLLASMAYDRYVAICNPLLYSVLMSSWACTSLVVACYIAGIINSLTVTSSISRLSFCRASMVKSFFCDIRPLLALSCSDTEVCNILVFAFGAFIQMSSLLVIVVSYTFIITAIMRIRLAEGKRKAFSTCASHLTAVSLFYGTLIFMYLRPASNSASNQDQVVSIFYTMVIPMLNPIIYSLRNQEVKQALKKILYKDSPIQA, encoded by the coding sequence ATGGAGGATGACAATGTGACCACAGTGAGAGACTTTGTACTCTGGGGGATTTCTGAAGACCCCGAGCAGCAGAAACTCCTGTTTAGTCTCTTCTCACTCATGTACACCATAACCTTGGTCGGCAACCTGGGCCTCATCTTTCTCATCAGGATCTCCCCCAAGCTCCACACCCCCATGTATTTCTTTCTTAGCAACCTCTCCTTCCTTGATTCTTGCTACTCTTCAGTCACAGCTCCCAGAATGCTGGCAGATTTGCTCTCCAAGGacaaagtaatttctttttctgggtgTATGACGCAGCTTGGCTTGTTCATTGTCTTTGCCACTGCAGAACTTTACCTCTTGGCCTCCATGGCTTATGATCGCTACGTTGCCATCTGTAACCCACTGCTCTACTCTGTACTCATGTCCTCCTGGGCCTGCACTTCCCTTGTGGTCGCTTGCTATATTGCTGGGATCATCAATTCCCTGACAGTAACGAGTTCTATATCCAGGCTCTCCTTCTGCAGGGCCAGCATGGTCAAGAGCTTCTTCTGTGACATTCGGCCACTGCTGGCTCTATCTTGCTCTGACACGGAGGTCTGCAATATTCTGGTCTTTGCCTTTGGGGCCTTTATCCAGATGAGCTCCCTACTTGTGATCGTGGTCTCTTATACATTCATCATCACTGCCATTATGAGAATCCGTCTTGCTGAAGGCAAACGCAAGGCTTTTTCCACCTGTGCCTCCCATTTGACTGCCGTCAGCCTGTTCTATGGGACACTTATATTCATGTATTTACGGCCTGCTTCCAACTCTGCCTCAAATCAGGACCAAGTGGTCTCTATCTTTTATACGATGGTCATACCCATGTTGAACCCTATTATCTACAGTCTGAGGAACCAGGAAGTGAAACAGGCCCTGAAGAAGATCCTATATAAGGACTCTCCTATCCAGGCATAA